From one Parabacteroides sp. FAFU027 genomic stretch:
- a CDS encoding M23 family metallopeptidase — translation MFRKTLLFFFFLGVKSSLFAGGSGVKVQAKMNYKKKAMEITCFSEKNYPCTVELSLDELDNFDQKYKKGDVLHVVVAKGQDAFLSLKTKSDATPRISITSDFIKGNLMSKPDLGYTYLLPVSNGKTAQVKSLKYNGKTSDCDLDPKSWFGLSFKTRPGDTIYASRRGIVTGLKANSASTESKMLHSFQENFVEICHADGSFATYRLFQNNGIFVNEGEMVEAGQPIGIIGGENYVEGSHLCFTISHPMAEQISDGDQTKTKYFREYIQAKFCTKENPSAQLAENSSYTAVKTMDLITREMTKSEKKAFTENVSKAKSFGLLTLR, via the coding sequence ATGTTCAGAAAAACCCTTCTTTTCTTCTTCTTTTTAGGAGTGAAAAGCTCGCTTTTTGCGGGCGGTTCTGGCGTAAAAGTACAGGCTAAAATGAATTACAAAAAGAAAGCCATGGAAATTACGTGTTTTAGTGAAAAAAATTACCCTTGTACTGTTGAGCTCAGTCTTGACGAACTGGACAATTTTGACCAGAAGTACAAAAAAGGTGATGTGCTCCATGTGGTTGTCGCCAAAGGACAAGACGCATTCCTGTCATTGAAGACTAAATCAGATGCTACTCCCCGGATTAGTATTACATCAGACTTTATCAAAGGAAATCTGATGTCAAAACCTGATTTAGGTTATACTTATTTACTGCCTGTTTCTAATGGGAAAACAGCCCAGGTAAAATCATTGAAATACAACGGAAAAACTTCTGATTGTGATTTGGATCCGAAAAGTTGGTTCGGGCTTTCATTTAAAACACGTCCGGGAGATACCATTTATGCATCGCGTAGAGGAATAGTAACCGGATTAAAAGCCAATAGCGCATCAACTGAATCTAAAATGCTCCATTCATTTCAGGAGAACTTCGTAGAAATCTGTCATGCCGACGGATCATTTGCCACTTATCGATTATTTCAGAATAACGGAATATTCGTAAACGAAGGGGAAATGGTGGAAGCCGGACAACCTATCGGTATCATCGGTGGCGAAAATTATGTGGAAGGAAGCCATTTATGCTTTACGATTTCACATCCAATGGCAGAACAGATTTCAGATGGAGATCAAACCAAAACAAAGTATTTCAGAGAGTATATCCAAGCGAAATTCTGTACGAAAGAAAACCCTTCCGCGCAGTTAGCAGAAAATAGTTCTTATACAGCTGTTAAAACGATGGATTTGATTACCCGGGAAATGACAAAATCAGAGAAAAAGGCATTCACAGAAAACGTTTCTAAAGCGAAATCGTTTGGTTTGCTAACCTTACGTTAA
- the rnr gene encoding ribonuclease R, with protein sequence MAKKSKKEKPDGAGSKRIKKVEMIRRIVEFLSLDPQRSFNYKQVAHAVGAKTHPQKEMIVDILYDLAQDDVLKEVVTGKFRFISRGKIVIGTFQRKSNGKNQVITEDGGEPIFVAERNASRAMNGDKVEVMLFAKKKGFGPEGEVVNILESVPQVFVGVLEVQKTFAFLIVDNKVLANDIFIPIEKLKGGESGQKAVVRIIEWPQRAKNPIGEVVDILGFAGENDTEIHAILAEFGLPYKYPEQVDKAAEKIPTDITEEEIAKREDFRGVTTFTIDPKDAKDFDDALSFRKLPNGLYEVGVHIADVTHYVLPGSILDKEGYNRATSIYLVDRVVPMLPERLSNGLCSLRPNEEKLAFSAIFELDEHAEVKTSRVCRTVINSDRRFTYEEAQEIIETGKGDYQEEILTLNKLAKRLREKRFTAGAINFDRFEVKFDIDEKGKPIDVYFKMSKEANHLIEEFMLLANRTVAELIGKVPKGKKAKTFVYRVHDLPDPEKMANFAEFVHRFGYKLKTEGLQTDVSKSINKLLDQVQGTNEEDMIETIAIRAMAKAVYSTENIGHYGLAFPYYTHFTSPIRRYPDMMVHRLLERYLSAGRNVPQEKYEEMCKHCSDMEQLAASAERASIKYKQVEYLSDKLGQTFDGVISGVTEWGIYVEINVNKCEGMVPIRDLDDDYYEFDSKNYCLLGRRNKRIYRLGDPVTIQVARANLEKKQLDFMLLS encoded by the coding sequence ATGGCGAAGAAAAGTAAGAAAGAAAAGCCAGACGGAGCAGGTTCAAAGCGAATCAAGAAAGTCGAAATGATCCGTCGCATCGTTGAGTTTTTGAGTCTCGACCCGCAACGGTCATTCAACTATAAACAGGTGGCGCATGCTGTCGGCGCAAAAACTCATCCACAAAAAGAGATGATCGTGGATATTCTCTACGATTTGGCGCAGGATGATGTCCTGAAAGAGGTCGTTACTGGGAAATTTCGCTTCATCAGCCGTGGGAAAATAGTCATCGGTACTTTTCAACGTAAAAGTAATGGTAAGAATCAGGTTATTACTGAAGATGGCGGTGAACCTATCTTTGTAGCCGAACGCAACGCCAGTCGCGCAATGAATGGCGATAAAGTGGAGGTGATGCTTTTCGCCAAGAAGAAAGGTTTTGGCCCCGAAGGAGAGGTGGTAAATATCCTCGAAAGCGTGCCGCAGGTATTTGTCGGTGTTCTTGAAGTCCAAAAGACCTTTGCATTTCTGATTGTAGATAATAAAGTTCTGGCCAATGACATATTCATCCCGATCGAAAAACTAAAAGGAGGAGAATCCGGCCAGAAAGCAGTTGTTCGTATTATTGAATGGCCACAAAGAGCTAAGAATCCAATCGGAGAAGTGGTAGATATTCTTGGATTTGCTGGTGAGAATGACACGGAGATTCATGCTATCCTGGCTGAATTCGGCTTGCCATACAAATATCCCGAACAGGTCGATAAAGCTGCGGAAAAAATTCCAACAGATATAACCGAAGAGGAAATTGCAAAACGGGAAGATTTTCGTGGAGTTACCACATTTACTATTGACCCGAAAGATGCCAAGGACTTCGATGATGCACTTTCTTTCCGTAAATTGCCGAATGGATTGTATGAGGTAGGTGTTCATATTGCAGATGTGACGCATTATGTACTACCCGGATCTATTCTGGATAAAGAGGGATACAACCGTGCGACTTCCATCTATCTGGTTGACCGAGTTGTTCCGATGTTGCCGGAACGTTTATCTAACGGATTGTGTTCCCTTCGTCCAAATGAAGAAAAGCTCGCTTTTTCTGCAATATTTGAGCTAGACGAGCATGCCGAGGTGAAAACTTCACGGGTATGCCGTACGGTTATAAACTCTGATCGCCGCTTTACTTATGAGGAGGCTCAGGAAATCATTGAGACCGGTAAAGGGGATTATCAGGAAGAGATTCTAACTTTGAATAAGTTGGCAAAGCGGTTACGGGAAAAACGCTTTACAGCCGGGGCAATTAACTTCGACCGTTTTGAGGTGAAATTTGATATAGATGAAAAAGGTAAACCCATTGATGTCTATTTCAAAATGTCAAAAGAGGCTAACCATCTGATTGAAGAGTTTATGCTACTGGCGAATCGTACCGTAGCAGAATTGATTGGCAAAGTGCCCAAAGGTAAGAAGGCAAAAACGTTTGTTTACCGCGTGCATGATCTTCCTGATCCTGAGAAGATGGCCAACTTTGCTGAATTTGTTCATCGATTTGGCTACAAACTAAAAACGGAGGGGCTTCAAACCGATGTCTCAAAATCAATCAATAAACTGCTGGATCAAGTACAAGGGACAAATGAAGAAGATATGATCGAAACTATTGCCATCCGTGCTATGGCTAAAGCGGTTTATTCCACCGAAAATATTGGTCACTATGGATTGGCATTTCCTTATTATACCCATTTTACTTCACCGATCCGCCGTTATCCCGATATGATGGTTCATCGCCTTTTAGAACGTTATTTATCAGCTGGACGTAACGTGCCACAGGAAAAATACGAAGAGATGTGCAAACATTGTTCAGATATGGAACAATTAGCGGCAAGTGCGGAGCGGGCCTCTATCAAGTACAAACAAGTGGAGTACCTCAGCGATAAGCTAGGTCAGACTTTTGATGGTGTTATTTCCGGTGTGACTGAATGGGGTATTTACGTAGAGATCAATGTAAATAAGTGTGAGGGAATGGTTCCTATCCGTGATTTGGATGATGACTACTATGAATTTGACAGCAAGAATTATTGTCTGCTAGGACGTCGTAACAAGCGTATATATCGTCTGGGTGATCCTGTGACAATTCAGGTAGCCCGTGCTAATCTGGAGAAAAAGCAACTAGACTTCATGTTGCTATCATAA
- the dnaJ gene encoding molecular chaperone DnaJ: MSAKRDYYEILGVAKTATPEEIKKAYRKKAIQFHPDKNPGNKEAEEHFKEAAEAYEVLSDQDKRARYDRFGHQGVGGAAGGGFGGQGMSMDDIFSHFGDIFGGHFGGGFGGFGGFGGGGGRTVNRGSDLRVKVKLNLKEIAIGVEKKIKVKKYVSCKHCNGTGAEDSSSYSTCTTCNGAGQVNRIQNTILGRMQTTTTCPTCNGDGKIITKKCTECSGEGVVRDEEVISINIPAGVAEGMQLSMSGKGNAARRGGINGDLLILVEEEEHPELTRDENDLIYNLLLSFPTAVLGGSVEVPTVDGKVKVKIDPGTQPGKVLRLRGKGLPSVNRYGTGDLLVNISVYVPEALSSEEKKIMEKLEESSNFEPSTEKKESFFRKFKHLFD, from the coding sequence ATGTCAGCAAAAAGAGATTATTACGAAATACTGGGAGTCGCCAAGACTGCTACCCCGGAAGAGATCAAAAAAGCTTACCGTAAAAAAGCTATTCAGTTTCACCCTGATAAAAATCCGGGAAATAAAGAGGCTGAAGAACATTTCAAGGAAGCGGCCGAAGCTTACGAAGTACTGAGTGACCAGGATAAGCGTGCCCGTTATGACCGTTTCGGCCATCAGGGTGTTGGTGGTGCTGCCGGAGGTGGATTTGGCGGACAGGGCATGTCAATGGATGACATCTTCTCTCACTTCGGTGACATCTTTGGTGGTCATTTTGGTGGAGGATTCGGCGGATTCGGTGGTTTTGGAGGCGGCGGTGGCCGTACTGTAAACCGTGGTAGCGACCTTCGCGTAAAAGTGAAACTGAACCTGAAAGAAATTGCAATCGGCGTTGAGAAAAAAATCAAGGTAAAGAAATACGTTTCCTGTAAACACTGTAATGGAACCGGTGCTGAAGATTCAAGCAGCTACTCTACCTGTACCACCTGTAACGGAGCTGGTCAGGTAAACCGCATTCAAAACACTATCCTGGGTAGAATGCAGACTACAACCACCTGTCCGACCTGTAACGGGGATGGTAAAATCATCACAAAGAAATGTACAGAATGTAGTGGAGAAGGTGTGGTTCGCGACGAAGAGGTAATTAGCATCAACATCCCAGCCGGTGTGGCTGAAGGCATGCAGCTATCCATGAGTGGCAAAGGTAATGCAGCCCGTCGGGGAGGCATAAACGGAGATCTGTTGATTTTGGTAGAAGAAGAAGAGCATCCTGAATTGACCCGCGATGAAAACGACCTCATCTACAATCTGCTCTTAAGCTTCCCAACTGCCGTATTGGGCGGAAGCGTGGAAGTCCCAACTGTAGATGGCAAGGTAAAAGTAAAGATCGATCCGGGAACTCAACCGGGCAAAGTACTCCGCCTAAGAGGCAAAGGTTTGCCAAGTGTAAACCGCTACGGAACCGGAGACCTTCTGGTTAACATCAGTGTCTATGTTCCCGAAGCATTGAGTAGCGAGGAGAAGAAAATAATGGAGAAGCTGGAAGAATCTTCCAACTTCGAACCTTCAACAGAGAAAAAAGAGAGCTTCTTCCGTAAATTCAAGCACTTGTTTGACTAA
- a CDS encoding nucleotide exchange factor GrpE has protein sequence MTQEHEELVQKPELNTDNEEIQSFDESQESTLTEEGDEIAAATESDKMAVELAELKAKYAELNNSHLRLMAEFDNYRKRTLKEKADLIKNGGESTILRILPVIDDFERAINATKNTSDINAVKEGVELIYNKFGEFLKQNNVTAIETENSEFNTEFHEAITTIPAPTPELKGKIVDCVQKGYLLNEKVIRFAKVVVGE, from the coding sequence ATGACTCAGGAACACGAAGAATTAGTACAAAAACCAGAGCTAAACACTGATAATGAGGAGATTCAATCGTTTGATGAATCTCAGGAATCGACCCTGACCGAAGAGGGGGATGAAATTGCAGCCGCTACCGAATCGGACAAAATGGCAGTGGAATTGGCTGAGCTGAAGGCAAAGTATGCCGAATTGAACAATTCTCACCTGCGCCTGATGGCAGAGTTTGACAATTACCGTAAACGTACCCTGAAAGAAAAGGCTGATTTGATTAAAAACGGTGGAGAATCAACTATTCTGCGAATCTTGCCGGTGATCGACGACTTCGAGCGTGCAATCAACGCTACTAAAAACACTTCGGATATTAATGCGGTAAAAGAAGGCGTTGAGTTGATTTACAACAAATTTGGCGAATTCCTAAAACAGAATAATGTAACCGCAATAGAAACGGAAAACAGCGAATTCAATACAGAATTTCACGAAGCGATAACAACCATACCTGCTCCAACCCCTGAACTGAAAGGTAAGATTGTCGACTGTGTGCAGAAGGGTTATCTGCTGAATGAGAAAGTGATCCGTTTTGCAAAAGTGGTAGTAGGAGAATAA
- a CDS encoding ABC transporter permease → MMDLWQEIISTLRANMMRTFLTGFSVAWGIFMLIVLLGAGNGLKNGVMQNFEGEATNAIYLWPGNTTKTYEGLQKGRRVKFNDDDVFMMKNQMPNADKVSATIYINGITLSHGKEYGSYTIKGVNNNFQAVEFIKIMPGLGRFINEMDIRTSRKVIIISKKMRDVLFKDQDPIGQYVNAGNVAYQVIGVYTTRRAEEGNDAIIPFTTAKSVYNFGAKGYSNIVFTINGLKTEQENKDYEQLLRNRMGRLHSFDPTDNNALWIWNKLQGYLQTMGIFNAINLFVLIIGIGTLIAGVVGVSNIMLIAVKERTKEFGIRKAIGASPASILRLIIFESVLITGVFGYMGMAAGVMLTEAANYIISQNTPPDAEMTIFANPTVDLKIAVLATLLLVFAGVIAGYFPARKAVSIKPIEALHFE, encoded by the coding sequence ATAATGGATCTTTGGCAGGAAATCATCAGTACCCTTCGCGCCAATATGATGCGCACCTTTCTGACCGGCTTTTCAGTCGCTTGGGGGATATTTATGCTCATTGTATTGCTCGGAGCAGGAAACGGCCTGAAAAATGGCGTTATGCAAAACTTTGAAGGCGAAGCCACTAATGCAATTTACTTGTGGCCGGGAAATACGACAAAGACTTATGAAGGTCTGCAAAAAGGACGTCGCGTCAAGTTCAATGATGACGATGTTTTTATGATGAAAAACCAGATGCCGAATGCCGACAAGGTCTCAGCTACCATATATATAAACGGAATAACTCTTTCCCACGGAAAAGAATACGGTTCATACACGATAAAAGGGGTAAACAATAATTTCCAGGCTGTCGAATTTATTAAAATCATGCCCGGGCTGGGTCGGTTTATCAACGAAATGGACATCCGAACCAGCCGGAAGGTTATTATTATTTCAAAGAAAATGCGGGATGTCCTCTTCAAAGACCAAGATCCTATCGGACAATATGTCAATGCCGGAAATGTGGCCTATCAGGTGATTGGTGTTTATACCACCAGACGGGCTGAAGAGGGAAATGATGCTATCATACCTTTCACTACGGCGAAAAGCGTTTATAACTTCGGAGCTAAAGGGTACAGTAATATTGTTTTTACCATCAACGGACTCAAAACCGAACAGGAAAACAAGGACTACGAACAACTGTTGCGTAACCGGATGGGGCGTCTTCACTCTTTTGATCCTACAGATAATAATGCGCTATGGATTTGGAATAAGTTGCAGGGTTACCTACAGACAATGGGAATATTTAACGCCATCAATCTGTTTGTTCTTATCATAGGTATCGGAACACTGATAGCCGGAGTGGTTGGTGTCAGCAACATTATGTTGATTGCTGTCAAAGAGCGTACAAAGGAATTCGGTATCCGAAAGGCTATCGGTGCTTCACCGGCATCCATATTGCGTTTGATTATCTTTGAGTCGGTACTTATAACTGGCGTTTTCGGATATATGGGAATGGCAGCAGGAGTAATGCTGACAGAAGCCGCCAACTATATCATTTCACAAAATACGCCACCTGATGCGGAAATGACCATTTTTGCCAATCCTACGGTTGACCTCAAAATCGCTGTTTTGGCTACGCTTCTGCTTGTATTTGCCGGTGTCATTGCCGGGTATTTCCCTGCAAGAAAAGCGGTCAGCATTAAACCGATTGAGGCTCTTCATTTTGAATGA
- a CDS encoding ABC transporter ATP-binding protein, producing MIVLENINKTYINGSPLHVLKGIDLNIEQGDFVSIMGASGSGKSTLLNILGILDNYDAGDYFLNGKLIKNLSESKAAEYRNRMIGFIFQSFNLISFKNAMENVALPLYYQNISRKKRNSIAMEYLDRLGLKDWATHLPNQLSGGQKQRVAIARALISNPQIILADEPTGALDSVTSSEVMKILSEVNRQGMTMIIVTHEAEVSAHTNRIIHLKDGVIG from the coding sequence ATGATTGTACTTGAAAATATCAATAAGACTTACATCAACGGTTCACCTCTTCATGTCTTAAAAGGAATTGATCTGAATATCGAACAAGGTGATTTTGTCTCTATAATGGGAGCTTCGGGTTCTGGAAAATCAACCTTGCTTAATATTCTCGGCATTCTTGATAACTATGATGCAGGTGATTATTTTCTTAATGGGAAACTAATCAAAAATCTTTCAGAATCGAAAGCAGCTGAATACCGTAACCGGATGATCGGCTTCATCTTCCAGTCATTTAACCTGATATCTTTCAAGAATGCAATGGAAAACGTTGCCCTTCCGCTTTATTACCAGAATATCAGCCGGAAAAAGCGAAACTCCATCGCTATGGAATACCTCGACCGTTTAGGTCTGAAGGATTGGGCGACTCACCTTCCCAATCAACTCTCTGGTGGTCAAAAGCAGCGTGTAGCAATTGCCCGTGCCCTGATTTCCAATCCGCAGATTATTCTGGCCGATGAGCCTACCGGAGCATTGGATAGCGTTACTTCATCTGAGGTAATGAAAATCCTATCTGAAGTAAACAGGCAGGGCATGACGATGATCATTGTTACACATGAAGCAGAAGTCTCTGCCCATACAAACCGTATCATTCACCTAAAAGACGGAGTAATCGGATAA
- a CDS encoding histidinol-phosphatase — MYLSNYHSHCTFCDGRSYPEDFVKFAISKGVKSYGFTSHAPLPFETFWTMKHDDVNEYFQEITRLKEKYGDRIELYCGLETDYLNEEHHAGIDYFANLPYDYLISSIHYISHPVTGELMGIDGPYSEFEEAVNRVFRGSIEDVIRSFLVQSMKMVKTGGFHIVGHVDKIYMNGGKFPGFYDHQALIDELMDKLLLEIQKKNLILEINTKSLLSQQMTFPNQRYFNRILELNIPVTINCDSHYPHHVLQGKAEAVGLLKSLGLTHTMELKKGAWEVHKL; from the coding sequence ATGTATCTGAGCAATTACCACAGTCATTGTACCTTTTGTGACGGACGCAGTTATCCCGAAGATTTTGTAAAATTCGCCATTAGCAAAGGCGTTAAATCGTATGGATTTACTTCGCATGCACCCCTGCCGTTCGAAACATTCTGGACCATGAAGCATGACGATGTCAATGAATATTTTCAGGAAATCACCCGGTTAAAAGAAAAATATGGTGACCGGATTGAGCTTTACTGTGGTCTGGAAACCGACTACCTCAATGAAGAACATCACGCTGGGATTGACTATTTTGCCAATCTGCCTTACGATTATCTCATAAGCTCTATCCATTATATTTCTCATCCCGTTACAGGAGAGTTGATGGGAATAGACGGGCCATATAGCGAGTTTGAGGAAGCTGTAAACCGGGTTTTTCGTGGAAGTATAGAGGATGTTATCCGGTCTTTTTTGGTTCAAAGTATGAAAATGGTAAAAACCGGAGGCTTCCACATAGTGGGGCACGTGGATAAAATCTATATGAATGGAGGCAAGTTTCCCGGATTTTATGATCACCAGGCACTCATTGACGAACTTATGGATAAACTTCTTCTGGAGATTCAAAAAAAGAATCTGATTCTGGAGATAAACACCAAATCCTTGCTTTCGCAACAAATGACTTTTCCCAATCAGCGTTATTTCAACAGAATCCTTGAACTGAATATTCCTGTTACCATCAATTGCGATAGCCATTATCCGCATCATGTACTCCAGGGTAAAGCCGAGGCAGTCGGATTACTTAAGTCTCTGGGACTCACACATACTATGGAATTGAAAAAAGGAGCCTGGGAAGTACACAAACTCTAA
- a CDS encoding DUF3943 domain-containing protein: protein MRKYYFKIFCLIAVLIYTSQISAQTQPKSQVVTWFNDSTVEKHPWKAAATVFGANMAVWSFDRFVEKTPWSDINLKSIRVNYHHGFAWDNDMFLTNQFMHPYHGSLYYNAARANGLNYWQSIPYTIGGSLMWEMCMEKEPPSINDLFSTSIGGLFGEVTNRISSAIVDESARGLPRVGMEVAGFFLAPTKSITRMINGDMFHSRPRKYYRAYKPFPLHFQGGVGASFNADQTHLFKGKFSNIIDVQVQYNDPFEIEDCKPFDYFQLNATFKQFSNQPRLSRLSAMGLLWGKNFRPYKNHKMLYGIFQHFDYYNSDSLFKTSDKVPYKISSSAAFGAGLLYNFQNDLKTISMDMGIHFNAILMGANLTDHYVVNERDYNMGSGFGNKVYSQIKFSNVGTFYLGLNFLQLYTWDGKSPNEKLRPNYDTYNSQGDNGFTNLLIINPRMEFYINKYLSFNLEEMSLIRHSNYDFYPNVSYHTFEINSSLVYKH from the coding sequence ATGAGAAAATATTACTTTAAAATATTCTGTTTAATAGCGGTTTTGATTTATACCTCCCAAATCTCAGCCCAAACCCAACCCAAGTCACAAGTTGTTACCTGGTTCAATGACTCAACCGTGGAGAAACATCCTTGGAAAGCTGCCGCTACAGTTTTCGGTGCAAATATGGCAGTGTGGTCGTTTGACCGTTTTGTCGAAAAAACACCATGGTCAGATATTAATCTAAAATCAATCAGAGTTAATTATCATCATGGATTTGCCTGGGATAACGATATGTTTTTAACCAACCAGTTTATGCACCCTTACCACGGCAGTCTGTATTATAATGCAGCCCGGGCTAACGGACTCAATTACTGGCAGAGCATTCCTTATACGATTGGTGGTAGTTTAATGTGGGAAATGTGTATGGAAAAAGAGCCCCCATCCATTAATGACCTGTTTTCTACCTCTATTGGAGGGCTTTTTGGTGAAGTTACAAATCGTATATCAAGTGCTATTGTTGATGAATCGGCCCGGGGGCTTCCGCGTGTTGGAATGGAGGTCGCCGGATTTTTTCTGGCTCCAACCAAATCTATTACCCGCATGATAAACGGTGATATGTTTCATAGTCGTCCCCGGAAATATTACAGGGCATACAAACCATTTCCACTTCACTTTCAGGGTGGGGTAGGAGCCAGTTTCAATGCCGATCAAACCCATCTGTTTAAAGGTAAGTTCAGCAATATTATAGATGTGCAGGTTCAATACAATGATCCCTTCGAAATTGAAGATTGCAAACCATTTGATTATTTCCAGCTGAATGCCACCTTTAAACAATTTTCTAACCAACCTAGACTTAGTAGATTAAGTGCAATGGGGTTACTTTGGGGAAAGAATTTCAGACCTTATAAAAACCATAAAATGCTTTATGGAATTTTCCAGCACTTCGATTATTATAACTCTGATTCTTTATTCAAGACTTCCGATAAAGTTCCATATAAGATATCTTCATCCGCTGCGTTTGGGGCAGGATTACTTTACAACTTCCAGAATGACCTAAAAACAATATCGATGGATATGGGTATTCATTTCAATGCCATTCTGATGGGAGCAAATCTGACTGACCATTATGTGGTAAACGAGAGGGATTACAATATGGGAAGCGGGTTTGGAAATAAGGTTTATTCGCAAATTAAATTCTCAAATGTTGGAACGTTCTATCTTGGGTTGAATTTCTTACAGCTTTACACTTGGGATGGCAAAAGTCCGAACGAGAAACTTCGCCCTAATTATGACACATATAATTCCCAGGGAGATAATGGATTCACCAATCTTCTTATTATCAATCCAAGAATGGAGTTTTATATCAACAAATATCTTTCATTCAATTTGGAAGAGATGTCTCTTATTCGTCACTCTAATTACGATTTTTATCCGAATGTGAGTTACCATACATTCGAAATCAATTCCAGCCTGGTTTACAAACATTAA
- a CDS encoding LA_2272 family surface repeat-containing protein, translating into MVKRVLIIVVLVLVGKQLFAQNQEKIIPVDISLWHPIALFPDSPQNKVFLNIGLPQTQQHNVRGFNLSLLGSKLKGCFSGLNLTGFISENQCKVNGVTIAGLGNFTSGEQTGLAVSGGINLNFNNVKGFELAAVSNFDIGHLKGFQFSFFNNFVAGHLHGMQLSPAMNVAASSVIGVQLSGMMNVTMENLDGVQIGFGNYARNFRGVQLGLINSVGRGFKGVQIGLINYSYDDAKVKLGLINVSRITHIQWLMYSGNSSYSNFAARFKDKYFFNQIGIGFPSYLSKNAFSGEVNYRAGMILPIKRFSLLGDLGFSHISLEDKDQSSATPKSLYSLQTHLTGEYQLMKKISVFVSGGYLMASKYGELKVFSKKPVLEFGVALF; encoded by the coding sequence ATGGTAAAAAGAGTTTTAATCATCGTTGTATTGGTTCTGGTAGGGAAACAGCTGTTTGCGCAAAATCAGGAGAAAATCATCCCGGTAGATATTTCATTATGGCATCCAATCGCGTTGTTTCCCGATTCTCCTCAAAATAAAGTCTTCCTCAATATTGGCTTACCTCAAACCCAACAGCACAACGTTCGTGGATTTAATCTGAGTCTGCTCGGCAGTAAATTAAAAGGTTGTTTTAGTGGACTGAACCTCACTGGATTTATATCTGAAAATCAGTGTAAGGTCAATGGCGTGACCATTGCCGGCCTTGGTAATTTTACGTCCGGAGAACAAACCGGACTAGCTGTTTCTGGCGGTATCAATCTCAACTTCAATAATGTAAAAGGATTTGAACTGGCGGCCGTAAGTAATTTTGATATCGGTCACTTAAAGGGATTTCAGTTCAGTTTCTTCAACAACTTTGTTGCCGGACATTTGCACGGAATGCAACTTAGCCCGGCCATGAATGTGGCGGCTTCCAGTGTAATAGGGGTTCAGCTTTCCGGGATGATGAATGTTACTATGGAAAACCTGGATGGAGTCCAAATCGGATTTGGCAATTATGCCAGAAATTTTCGTGGGGTACAGCTGGGGCTAATAAATTCTGTTGGTCGTGGATTCAAAGGAGTGCAGATTGGCCTCATAAATTATTCTTACGACGATGCTAAAGTGAAATTAGGCCTGATAAATGTTTCCCGGATTACTCATATTCAGTGGTTGATGTACTCTGGAAATAGTTCTTACAGTAATTTTGCAGCCCGATTCAAGGATAAATATTTTTTCAACCAAATAGGAATCGGATTTCCGTCTTATTTATCTAAAAATGCTTTTTCAGGGGAAGTAAACTATCGTGCCGGAATGATTTTACCCATAAAAAGATTTTCTCTTCTGGGTGATTTGGGGTTTTCTCATATTTCGCTGGAAGACAAGGATCAAAGTTCAGCGACACCTAAAAGTCTTTACTCCCTTCAGACTCATTTAACCGGGGAATATCAGCTAATGAAAAAGATATCAGTATTCGTAAGTGGCGGATATCTTATGGCCTCCAAATATGGCGAATTAAAAGTCTTCAGCAAGAAACCTGTCTTGGAATTCGGGGTCGCTCTCTTCTAA